In one window of Henckelia pumila isolate YLH828 chromosome 1, ASM3356847v2, whole genome shotgun sequence DNA:
- the LOC140861692 gene encoding uncharacterized protein, producing MDFGLSWQDHLPMIEFAYNNSYHRSNGMVPFQALYGRRSRTLLFWDEIGERQVERLDLIQQIVDKVDLIKKRIKTAQDRQASYANTKRRPLNFQTREHVFLRVSSFRKILKLLSKKNIGSKNR from the exons ATGGACTTTGGATTATcatggcaggatcatttgccgatGATAGAGTTCGCATATAACAATAGCTACCATCGCAGCAATGGCATGGTACCATTTCAGGCTCTTTATGGTCGCCGTAGTCGAACACTcttattctgggatgaaataGGGGAGAGACAAGTTGAGAGACTGGATCTGATTCAGCAGATTGTGGATAAAGTTGATTTGATCAAGAAGAGGATCAAGACTGCACAAGATAGACAGGCCAGTTACGCCAACACCAAGCGTAGACCTTTGAATTTTCAGACAAGGGAACATGTCTTCTTGAGAGTTTCATctttcagaaag atatTAAAATTATTGTCAAAGAaaaatattggaagcaagaaccgatag